One segment of Camelus bactrianus isolate YW-2024 breed Bactrian camel chromosome 27, ASM4877302v1, whole genome shotgun sequence DNA contains the following:
- the TICRR gene encoding treslin isoform X1 — MACCHNVMLLLDTAGGAAGQSPVRRAALRLLTYLSCRFGLARVRWAFRFFDSQGARSRPSRVSDFRELGVRSWEDFEEELETRLREGARGAHLPGPAPRATHTHSALMETLLDYQWDRPEITSPTKPILRSSGRRLLDVESEAREAESALGSFVNAVFLLAPCPHSQRELLQFVSGCEVQAQGLPPTPKQVMEKLLPKRVQEVMIARKITLYWVDTTEWSKLWESPDHLGYWTVCELLHHVGGTVLPFETFSQDFTKVGETLLGNERKLSREPHLSSWISALPTDSTLNCLLYNSPEYEASFPRMEGTLFLPVEGKEIQETWTVTLQPLAMHQRHFQKPVRIFLKGTVTQWSLPKSSTLCTDSWMLQSPEENKSTQRIFQQLVNRLTAEELHLVASVDPGEGWPPVTGVISPFSTSATILTVFHTKEAEFQRHFLQTVMTESPQDSTSLFSEVMDGVLNQIHNSLEDSATSAPPIPEWAQQELRRSIPWSAAVLEKWFPCSNLSGASSNLMESFWLLQAASSNKEESSKTESELTRCLSEFYQRKSREESTVSNQEDSKKKRGVPRTPVRQKMNTMCRSLKMLNVARLNVKAQKLHPDGSPDTAGEKGIQKMASGRTDKLENRGRTQRSSKPKDFKTEEELLSYVHENYQKTLATGEIVLYSCAQNMISNIKAFLKSKGTKELEMNCLHQVKNSLLKTSKSLRQNVGKLNKEDKVRECQLQVFIRLEMCLQCPSIHENIDDMEQVVEEVTDLLRMVYLTEDSAYLAKFLEEILGLYIDSIPKTLGNLYNSLGFAIPQKLAAVLPTDFFSDDAMTQESKSPLSVPLTSSAHRSASGGTESDQLEEIRTRSAKKRRKNAIRHKSIAEVSQNLRQIEIPKVSKRATKNENSHPTLQQPPLPVKDTVHEVTKVRRNLFNQEMISPSKRIKRGLPRSHSVSAVEGLEHKLDNFKSTKGYRKLLTKSVAETPVHKQISRRLLHRQIKGRSADPGPDINVVEESPEKGENEVSLRRSPRIKQLSFSRTNSGSFYSVSQPKSRSIQRVHSLQQVKSDQRENSLVQSIRSPKRLLFGAMSEMISPPEKGSAQTKRPSRNALGSEIPTVYQTPEKSSWKSPSSSKATPRRFPHTPPTPLCTPERMRKSPAEMTPAKKVIFKESIKDSSHSWDSPSQPKVTPQRRRSLAEGGTSPLEMIPRTPQRPGSQPPRLLQNSPWPRLMNSNPESTSCPAALVSSASQTRSECLTPVRYSQTPLRGAASGVPREAAFVGTPPNQKGQLLCGPGASQAEELAQKWKDAAIRTPERSGNTTLTCSPPISTENSITSPLCGISRKSPFGKFSRESPSPGELDWKEARQSSSVATSPSCPAPSTPLKASQIAKSDPRPPPPPSKIGKRHRKTTDPERSFLEGQPNSSAAWRVAVTDNPVAVTDTRKNRKEVTLSPERHSYPATGFASDWCTSPPLLIAGDSEYLTLLDEAERHGGDNFSSNTSPVEEGEGSGTLAADEKPSLCNPGIPPSSPSSEPCSPWTPSYDLRCTADRRQRQAAAQLENLQASTWLSEASASPQTYEVELEMQASGLPKLRIKKIDPSPLSEAEPLQREESFLGEESSLRGLGMPRASKSSGKPEATYLSPPCLCPSHSTPGKSGGQTYICQSCTPTRCPSSTPSPFQTDVGVPWTPSPKHSGKTTPDTIKDWPRRKRAVDRSLGSSAGRSEVSTELPGAVSLLELEGKERGLELSITKTAILGDFELEGVCQLPDQSPPRDSVPKAEEAFFWGQSGLGSRKRLLSAKEEAECQAKRVCDKQRVDSEVSRSEERSPGTGVRQLPSVADDEVFVSGELAASWLCPWYWGGGGEEMPLRKARASVLRLWGCADCAVPLGATPPPGCAMRSCLSASGLQALTHSPLLFQGKTPSQYKDARDEDVDVFPPTTEDSPFSRAFSRRRPISRTYTRKKLIS; from the exons GATTCTTTGACTCTCAAGGGGCGCGGAGTCGGCCTTCCCGGGTGTCTGATTTCCGCGAGCTGGGGGTCCGCTCCTGGGAGGATTTTGAGGAGGAGCTGGAGACCAGGCTTAGGGAGGGCGCCCGCGGCGCTCACCTGCCGGGCCCGGCACCCAGGGCCACCCACACGCACAGCGCTCTCATGGAGACGCTGCTAGACTATCAGTGGGACCGGCCCGAGATCACATCGCCCACGAAGCCGATTTTGCGCAGCAGCGGGAGAAGACTGTTGGACGTAGAGAGCGAGGCCAGAGAGGCCGAGTCTGCGCTCGGGAGCTTTGTGAACGCCGTCTTCCTCCTGGCCCCTTGTCCGCATTCGCAGAGGGAGCTGCTGCAGTTCGTGTCTGGCTGCGAGGTCCAGGCCCAGGGCCTGCCGCCTACTCCTAAGCAGGTGATGGAGAAGTTGCTGCCCAAGAGAGTCCAGGAAGTCATGATCGCCCGAAAAATCACTTTGTACTGGGTGGATACCACCGAGTGGTCTAAG CTGTGGGAATCCCCAGACCACCTTGGTTACTGGACAGTATGTGAACTGCTCCACCATGTAGGAGGTACTGTCTTGCCATTTGAAACTTTCAGCCAGGATTTTACCAAAGTTGGGGAAACACTTCTTGGTAATGAAAGAAAGCTGTCAAGGGAACCTCACCTCTCTTCATGGATTTCAGCTCTGCCAACTGATTCCACTTTAAACTGTTTGCTCTATAATTCTCCTGAGTATGAAGCCTCATTTCCACGGATGGAAGGAACGTTATTTCTCCCTGTTGAAG ggAAAGAGATTCAAGAAACATGGACAGTTACCCTACAGCCCTTGGCCATGCATCAGAGACATTTTCAGAAACCAGTCAGAATTTTTCTAAAAGGCACAGTAACCCAGTGGTCTCTCCCAAAAAGCAGCACTTTGTGCACTGACAGCTGGATGCTACAAAGTCCGGAGGAGAATAAATCAACTCAAAGGATATTTCAGCAGCTGGTAAATAGGCTGACTGCTGAAGAGTTACATCTG GTTGCCAGTGTGGACCCTGGTGAAGGCTGGCCCCCCGTCACTGGAGTCATTTCCCCCTTCTCTACCAGTGCTACAATTCTCACTGTGTTCCACACCAAGGAGGCTGAATTTCAAAGACATTTTCTCCAAACAGTCATGACAGAGAGCCCCCAAGATTCAACTTCCCTTTTTTCTGAGGTTATGGATGGTGTATTGAATCAGATTCACAATTCACTTGAAGATTCTGCTACATCTG CTCCTCCTATTCCAGAATGGGCCCAGCAGGAGCTGCGCCGCTCCATTCCCTGGAGTGCAGCTGTTCTGGAGAAGTGGTTTCCTTGCTCTAACCTGAGTGGCGCCAGTTCAAATTTGATGGAGTCATTTtg GTTACTACAGGCTGCCTCATCTAATAAGGAAGAGTCTTCCAAAACTGAAAGTGAATTAACACGTTGCCTCTCTGAGTTCTACCAGAGAAAGTCTCGTGAAGAATCCACTGTGTCCAATCAGGAAGACAGCAAAAAGAAAC GAGGTGTCCCTCGTACTCCAGTGAGGCAGAAGATGAATACCATGTGCCGTTCCTTAAAGATGCTGAATGTTGCAAGACTGAATGTAAAGGCTCAGAAGTTACATCCAGATGGCAGTCCAGACACAGCTGGGGAGAAAGGGATCCAAAAGATGGCCAGTGGAAGAACAGATAAATTGGAAAACAGAGGGAGAACACAAAGGAGTTCTAAACCCAAAG aTTTTAAAACTGAGGAGGAGCTACTATCTTACGTACATGAAAATTACCAAAAGACCTTGGCTACAGGAGAAATTGTGTTGTATTCATGTGCTCAGAACATGATCTCAAACATTAAAGCATTCCTAAAATCCAAAGGCACCAAGGAATTAGAA ATGAACTGCCTACATCAAGTGAAAAACAGCCTCTTAAAAACTAGCAAAAGTCTTCGACAGAATGTAGGAAAACTGAATAAGGAAGACAAAGTGAGAGA gtGCCAGCTTCAGGTATTTATTCGTTTGGAGATGTGTCTGCAGTGCCCTTCAATACATGAAAACATAGATGATATGGAGCAAGTAGTGGAGGAG GTGACAGATCTGCTGCGCATGGTGTATTTAACTGAAGACTCAGCATACCTAGCAAAGTTCCTGGAGGAAATTTTGGGATT GTATATTGACTCAATCCCAAAGACACTTGGAAATCTTTACAACAGCCTAGGGTTTGCGATTCCTCAGAAGCTGGCTGCTGTCCTTCCTACAGATTTTTTCAGTGATGACGCCATGACACAGGAGAGCAAATCACCCCTTTCTGTGCCTCTTACATCAAGTGCTCATAGATCAGCATCGGGTGGCACTGAATCTGACCAACTGGAGGAGATTCGTACCAGATCAGCTAAGAAGAGAAG gaaaaatgcaaTAAGACATAAAAGTATTGCAGAGGTTTCACAAAATCTTCGACAAATTGAAATTCCCAAAGTGTCCAAGAGAGCTACAAAAAAC GAGAATTCTCACCCTACTCTTCAGCAGCCTCCACTCCCAGTAAAAGACACAGTACATG aaGTGACCAAAGTTCGAAGAAATCTCTTCAACCAGGAAATGATTTCTCCTTCAAAGAGAATAAAGCGGGGGTTACCTAGAAGCCATTCTGTGTCAGCTGTAGAAGGTCTGGAGCATAAACTTGACAACTTCAAGAGCACCAAAG GTTATCGCAAGCTGCTGACTAAGAGTGTGGCTGAGACTCCAGTACATAAGCAAATCTCCAGAAGATTGCTTCATAGACAAATTAAGGGCAG ATCAGCTGATCCTGGTCCTGATATTAATGTTGTTGAAGAGTCcccagaaaaaggagaaaatg AAGTAAGTTTGAGACGAAGTCCTCGAATCAAGCAGTTGTCATTCAGCAGGACAAATTCTGGTTCCTTCTACTCTGTGTCTCAACCAAAGTCTCGAAGTATCCAAAGAGTTCACTCACTCCAGCAAGTCAAGTCAG ACCAAAGAGAAAATTCCCTAGTCCAAAGTATTCGGTCTCCCAAGAGGCTTCTTTTCGGGGCAATGTCTGAGATGATCAGTCCCCCCGAGAAGGGTTCAGCTCAAACTAAAAGGCCTTCAAGAAACGCATTGGGTTCTGAAATACCTACAGTTTATCAG ACTCCTGAGAAGAGTTCCTGGAAATCTCCGAGCTCTTCCAAAGCTACACCAAGAAGATTCCCTCATACACCGCCAACTCCATTGTGCACCCCTGAGAGGATGCGAAAATCCCCTGCAGAAATGACCCCTGCCAAAAAGGTCATTTTTAAGGAGTCCATAAAAGACTCCTCACACAGCTGGGATTCACCATCTCAACCAAAAGTCACTCCCCAGAGAAGACGCTCCCTGGCAGAAGGGGGCACCTCTCCTCTTGAAATGATACCGAGAACTCCCCAAAGGCCAGGCAGTCAGCCACCTAGGCTTTTGCAGAACTCTCCTTGGCCACGTTTGATGAATTCTAATCCAGAAAGCACCTCCTGCCCAGCAGCCCTGGTTTCGTCAGCTTCCCAGACCAGGAGTGAGTGTCTGACTCCCGTCAGATACTCTCAAACACCTCTGAGGGGAGCAGCCTCGGGGGTGCCAAGAGAAGCTGCCTTCGTGGGCACACCTCCAAACCAGAAAGGCCAGCTCCTCTGTGGCCCCGGAGCTTCTCAGGCAGAGGAGCTGGCGCAGAAGTGGAAGGATGCAGCTATCAGAACCCCAGAGAGATCAGGGAACACAACTCTGACTTGTTCCCCACCGATTTCCACAGAGAATTCTATTACCTCTCCTTTATGTGGTATTTCCAGGAAGAGTCCATTTGGGAAATTTTCTAGAGAGTCTCCTTCCCCTGGAGAACTGGATTGGAAAGAGGCCCGGCAGTCATCCAGCGTAGCCACATCTCCCTCCTGTCCTGCTCCCTCAACTCCCCTCAAAGCCTCACAGATAGCTAAATCCGACCCCCgaccccctccacccccttctAAAATTGGCAAAAGGCACAGAAAGACCACTGATCCTGAAAGAAGCTTCCTGGAGGGCCAGCCTAACAGCTCTGCTGCCTGGAGGGTTGCCGTAACCGACAACCCAGTTGCCGTCACAGACACTAGAAAGAACCGGAAGGAAGTGACCCTCTCTCCTGAAAGACATAGTTACCCTGCGACTGGCTTCGCAAGTGACTGGTGTACATCCCCTCCTCTGCTTATTGCAGGAGACTCGGAGTATCTTACTCTCTTGGATGAAGCTGAGCGCCATGGCGGTGATAACTTCAGTAGTAACACTTCACCAGTGGAAGAAGGTGAGGGGTCAGGGACATTGGCTGCAGATGAGAAGCCTTCTCTGTGCAATCCGGGgattcctccctcttctccttcctctgagcCCTGCTCTCCCTGGACACCCTCCTATGACCTGCGCTGCACCGCAGACAGGAGGCAGCGCCAGGCTGCTGCACAACTGGAGAATCTGCAGGCGTCAACCTGGCTCTCTGAAGCCTCTGCTAGCCCACAGACCTACGAGGTTGAGCTGGAGATGCAAGCTTCGGGCCTTCCCAAGCTTCGAATTAAAAAGATAGACCCCAGCCCTCTGTCAGAAGCTGAGCCCCTGCAAAGGGAGGAGAGCTTTCTGGGAGAGGAGAGTTCCCTCCGTGGTCTCGGCATGCCCAGGGCCAGCAAGTCCTCAGGCAAACCCGAAGCCACCTACCTGTCACCTCCCTGCCTTTGCCCCTCGCACAGCACCCCTGGCAAGAGCGGGGGACAGACCTACATCTGCCAGTCCTGTACCCCAACCCGCTGCCCCTCTAGTACCCCCTCTCCGTTTCAGACAGATGTTGGGGTTCCTTGGACACCATCCCCCAAGCACAGCGGGAAGACAACTCCGGACACAATTAAAGACTGGCCCCGGAGGAAGAGGGCGGTGGACCGCAGCCTCGGTTCCTCTGCCGGGAGGAGCGAGGTCAGCACAGAGCTTCCTGGGGCTGTGTCACTGCTGGAGCTGGAGGGAAAGGAACGAGGCCTTGAACTCAGCATCACCAAGACTGCCATCCTGGGGGATTTTGAGCTCGAGGGAGTGTGTCAGCTGCCAGACCAGTCGCCTCCAAGGGACAGTGTGCCTAAGGCCGAGGAAGCCTTCTTCTGGGGACAGTCTGGTTTGGGATCCAGGAAGAGACTGCTTTCTGCCAAGGAGGAAGCTGAGTGTCAAGCCAAAAGAGTCTGTGACAAGCAGAGAGTAGACTCTGAAGTCAGTAGGAGTGAAGAGAGGTCCCCAGGCACGGGTGTGCGACAGCTCCCCTCTGTGGCAGATGACGAGGTGTTTGTTTCAGGTGAGTTAGCTGCCTCATGGCTCTGTCCGTGGTACTGGGGAGGAGGCGGTGAGGAGATGCCTCTCAGGAAGGCTCGGGCTTCCGTCCTGCGGCTGTGGGGCTGTGCTGACTGTGCCGTCCCTTTAGGTGCCACCCCGCCTCCCGGCTGTGCCATGCGGAGCTGCCTCTCTGCCAGCGGCCTGCAGGCGCTGACCCACTCTCCGCTGCTTTTTCAGGGGAAAACGCCCTCTCAGTATAAAGACGCCAGAG ATGAGGATGTGGATGTATTTCCTCCCACCACAGAAGACTCTCCTTTCAGCCGAGCATTCTCCAGGAGACGCCCCATCAGCAGAACTTATACACGGAAGAAGCTGATTAGCTAG